One Maribacter cobaltidurans genomic window carries:
- a CDS encoding T9SS type B sorting domain-containing protein, with protein sequence MKKIAVIFLGLFSLITSAQTLTIENGGETGTSGTNWTTTGTNPVTISATGNASINTSVIEGYLNTGVSVLVRSTDGMITQTGDIEKTAGGDATLTIRSEGSGRINNTANYVSTSGKLNLVFWSDYNNTNGGGSTFGSTVSNIDTNGGHFWAGGSSTPAGTATWNGLTVGNGPSVDASSSNQNALDFHSVSLNTGGGDALFWAGNGTGTGLAGIEPHTSSTISTGSGDIILISDNFNSVGALTLNTSGQLVLAPNGGSYSGTITWQHGGGTNLNMSSTFDDITINNIASVSGLSLGFYDGMSGVNINNSSPVTISSNTNIAGPITVYGGDITVNENLNTAAGTAAGDILLRGTGNITIASSKSITTNSGDVTFWADSNADGGFITVNAGGAITTQGGNLVLAGGLDDGANEGVANDGIPDGYAWRKTSDPDFGGLSLGEGAISGPALISLLSNGGDILLRGKTSDASGHPGLLTQENLVIDSGSGTISIMGTSETGNGIELGFGSTNQNIALRSASNAETAISIDGSTTATANGGFFNLGNGSSLMQSEGTGGIRIAGISTLHEGIVLDNMQILSASGKIDITGTGVNGGQLFRNTDLGLRSSATAIQGITPLAASSADIDLIANSITFTTSANTITSTGKLRILPSENAFSTSLTLADFFEPSATLSGLVIGKDHATAENITLTNAITINGPITVYGGEINIDANLSSTATTGDGITIEGQRILQDDGIDVTTSGADISYTASAITTESVLAITGSGVNRAIVNANGGNININASYAGASASGRVIAFNSADLITTGSGVISLTGDATNSSNTTASAWGMQPNDAKIITDSGDLTLTMTGGAASNNSRGLALDSNSMQLLSTSGTITIRDLEPAGLTGTYTGLYLRPNAANTILFGANGAEVASSSSDIVIEANRATFDVQPTRFNTSGTLTIRPVGAIFGAGISTANVNVESTATGFTLGKPGNSSALTLARASTINGFIKVYGGDIAINESLNTTVDGAAGNILLKASGNIVQAASKSITTSGADITLWSNSDDETTNGGYIYLQDNTSLDTRTSSDRTANDGTANDTSGGAITLGGGSGTTLPTGYALNNANSFRGGINLGTESGIRARHDSNISIISGGGNISLKGRQTSIFDDAAAGINAYEGFILDAGQTGNIALEGNVSGSNASFSDGMNLGNYAITAGGTASFIRTVNGNITLTGSASDATSQSRGLTLAGGGVGLFIQSTGTGNINLFGTPGGTGTQYNILLIGANVLANSGDINLTGASAGKIFNANFGSTIGYKSGSEVTNSTSDITVTGDDFDLSSGFNFNTAGTLAIESFGNSFTNTFDTSQLTYSSDLTGLTIGKSTNTSTVLVGSTTSIAGPITIYGGDIAINQALTASSNNTISLNASSNVTQSAAITANNLALFGTGNFTLQNSSNNIDVLAGGDATTRLGNIAYRDANALEIGTVNPTGIFATGTVLVETETGNITLSESINTTSTSDDAIILNAGRASAAGTATGGDIIVSGTPTLSTGSGGIAKLYSGAEANSTGLTALVGAGNVRNNLDETSDLSGENLTDDNAYAIYREIGNTAPTVTSTSITSATAQSLYYYDIKASDADNDVITWTANTVPAWLTFTSGLLQTNFVGTGANPTNTGDGVNQSPDGTSATSAVIRAGTAAHGDGKLFFTDKEEYGIRYVDANGNVQTWYQGDGTYTNLNPVGIAYDAVNDAVYVGDYAKTDILKIDNTGTRTLLSNLPEAFMRRLLVNANGTKLYASANGGIYEIDLTNSDPDANWTRVVGTGTMGYSDTGAASTSQVSQPHGMAFDSAGRLVFTDRFNDIIRRVDLGADTIETIAGTQGAGTETGDGGPAVNATFADPSGLVINEYDEIFISERLSKRIRKIDTNGDIDTFFTVSAGGFADDLVISDAGELFLLTTTLIAQVATKAELTGTPTNANAGVHNVALTLSDGIDNVPYNFQITVQAINNAPTDITLDTNSINQSATGVDATVGTLSSADADSGDSHTYSLVAGTGDDDIASFNIDASSLRTNNALSPGSYSVRINTNDGTDDFAKEFTINVTDDVAPEGYTVTIDQDAIDSSNKTSISFTLAGAEIGATYNYSFSSDNGVTTVTGSGTITSATDQVTAIDLSALADGLITLTVTLTDSSANEGIPVQDSATKGIDQDNDGISDTNDNCPSIANTDQLDTDNDGDGDACDTDDDNDGTPDSEDAFPLDENEDTDTDGDGTGDNADTDDDGDGTPDSEDDFPLDPTEDTDTDGDGTGDNSDEDIDGDGISNDEDEFPNGDAVDTDNDGVPDSEDAFPNNPDETLDSDGDGIGDNFDEDNDNDGTPDAEDDFPWDANEDTDTDNDGIGDNEDEDDDNDGTLDTEDAFPQNPDEDTDTDGDGIGNNADEDDDNDGILDSNDEFPNNSEPTIVPAQAFTPNGDGNNDTWIIPGIDNYPNNVVKVFNRWGHEVFAVQSYKNDWGGVYKNNREKLPSGSYLYVIDLGDGSEVIRGWIFINY encoded by the coding sequence TTCCGATAATTTTAATTCTGTAGGGGCACTTACATTGAATACTTCGGGGCAATTGGTTTTGGCACCAAATGGTGGTAGTTATTCAGGTACTATTACTTGGCAACATGGTGGCGGTACTAACCTTAATATGAGCAGTACCTTTGATGATATCACTATCAATAATATTGCTAGTGTTTCTGGGTTAAGCTTAGGCTTTTATGATGGTATGAGTGGGGTAAACATCAATAATAGTTCTCCAGTAACCATTTCCAGTAATACCAACATAGCGGGTCCTATTACCGTTTATGGGGGTGATATTACAGTAAATGAAAACCTAAACACAGCAGCAGGTACTGCTGCTGGTGATATTTTACTTAGAGGAACAGGTAATATTACTATAGCAAGCAGTAAGTCGATAACTACCAATAGTGGCGATGTGACTTTTTGGGCAGATAGTAATGCTGATGGTGGGTTTATTACCGTCAATGCCGGTGGTGCCATAACAACACAAGGTGGAAATTTGGTTTTGGCAGGTGGTCTTGATGATGGTGCAAATGAAGGTGTAGCAAATGACGGTATTCCAGACGGCTACGCATGGCGAAAGACAAGTGACCCTGATTTTGGTGGGTTATCTCTTGGTGAGGGCGCAATATCTGGGCCTGCATTGATAAGTCTACTATCAAACGGAGGTGACATTTTGCTACGCGGAAAAACGAGTGATGCTTCGGGTCATCCTGGTTTATTAACGCAGGAAAATTTAGTGATTGATTCCGGAAGTGGTACAATCTCGATTATGGGTACCTCAGAAACTGGGAATGGAATTGAACTGGGTTTTGGTTCTACTAATCAAAATATCGCACTTCGCTCGGCCAGTAATGCTGAAACTGCTATTTCTATTGATGGTTCAACTACGGCAACAGCTAATGGGGGATTTTTTAATTTAGGGAATGGTAGCTCACTTATGCAATCAGAGGGAACGGGAGGAATACGTATCGCAGGTATTTCAACCCTGCATGAAGGTATTGTTTTGGATAATATGCAAATACTATCAGCAAGTGGTAAGATTGATATAACAGGTACTGGAGTTAATGGTGGTCAATTATTTCGAAATACGGATTTAGGTTTACGTTCTTCTGCAACAGCTATTCAAGGTATTACGCCTTTGGCGGCATCATCGGCTGATATCGACTTAATAGCGAATAGTATAACCTTTACGACCTCAGCTAATACTATTACTTCTACAGGTAAGCTACGGATATTACCAAGCGAAAATGCTTTCAGTACTTCATTAACACTGGCAGATTTTTTTGAACCTTCGGCAACTTTATCAGGGCTTGTGATAGGTAAAGATCATGCTACCGCAGAAAATATTACTTTAACAAACGCTATTACGATAAACGGCCCTATTACGGTTTATGGGGGAGAAATAAATATCGATGCAAACCTAAGCTCAACAGCTACTACAGGTGATGGTATTACCATCGAAGGTCAGCGCATCCTTCAAGATGATGGAATAGATGTGACTACTTCAGGCGCGGATATCAGCTATACGGCATCTGCTATAACGACCGAATCGGTATTAGCAATCACTGGAAGTGGTGTCAATCGAGCTATTGTCAATGCAAACGGCGGAAATATTAATATAAACGCAAGCTATGCGGGTGCATCGGCTAGCGGAAGGGTTATTGCTTTTAATAGTGCTGATTTAATTACAACGGGCAGTGGAGTAATCAGCTTGACGGGAGATGCTACGAACAGCAGTAATACAACCGCCTCTGCTTGGGGTATGCAACCGAATGATGCAAAAATTATCACTGATTCGGGTGATCTTACATTGACCATGACGGGTGGTGCTGCCAGTAATAATTCAAGAGGCTTGGCCTTGGATAGTAATAGCATGCAGTTACTGTCTACATCGGGCACCATTACCATTCGTGACCTTGAGCCAGCAGGTCTAACGGGAACCTATACCGGTTTATACCTACGACCTAATGCGGCTAACACCATTTTATTCGGCGCCAATGGCGCAGAGGTAGCTAGCAGTAGTTCGGATATTGTCATTGAGGCTAACCGTGCGACTTTTGATGTGCAGCCCACACGATTTAACACAAGTGGAACGCTAACCATTCGTCCAGTAGGGGCTATTTTTGGTGCGGGTATCAGTACAGCTAACGTGAATGTGGAAAGTACCGCCACAGGCTTCACCCTAGGTAAGCCGGGAAACAGCAGTGCCTTGACCTTGGCACGGGCTTCAACAATTAACGGATTTATTAAAGTCTATGGAGGCGATATTGCCATTAACGAAAGCTTGAATACCACGGTAGATGGTGCCGCCGGTAATATTTTACTGAAAGCTTCAGGAAATATCGTTCAAGCAGCGAGTAAATCCATTACAACTAGTGGGGCGGATATCACCCTGTGGTCGAACAGTGATGATGAGACTACTAATGGTGGCTATATCTATCTTCAAGATAATACATCATTAGATACAAGAACTTCATCTGATAGAACTGCAAATGATGGAACAGCAAACGACACATCTGGCGGAGCCATTACATTAGGTGGAGGAAGCGGAACCACTCTACCTACAGGATATGCCCTAAATAATGCGAATTCCTTTAGAGGGGGCATAAATCTTGGGACTGAGAGCGGAATCCGTGCTAGACACGATAGTAATATTAGCATTATTTCAGGTGGAGGAAATATTTCGCTCAAAGGCAGACAAACGTCGATATTTGACGATGCTGCGGCAGGTATAAATGCTTATGAAGGTTTTATCCTTGATGCAGGCCAAACAGGAAATATAGCTTTAGAAGGTAATGTTAGCGGTTCTAATGCGTCATTTTCAGATGGTATGAATCTTGGAAATTATGCAATAACTGCAGGAGGGACAGCTTCATTTATAAGAACGGTGAATGGAAATATAACGTTAACCGGAAGTGCCTCAGATGCAACATCGCAAAGTAGAGGTTTAACCTTAGCTGGAGGGGGAGTGGGATTGTTTATCCAAAGTACCGGTACAGGTAATATTAATCTTTTCGGTACTCCTGGCGGTACAGGTACGCAATATAATATTTTACTAATAGGAGCAAATGTACTAGCAAATAGCGGGGATATTAATTTAACTGGTGCAAGTGCCGGAAAGATTTTTAACGCTAATTTTGGTTCAACAATAGGGTATAAATCAGGTTCTGAGGTTACCAACTCTACAAGTGATATAACGGTTACCGGAGACGATTTTGACTTAAGTTCTGGGTTTAACTTTAATACAGCAGGAACCTTAGCAATAGAATCGTTCGGAAATTCATTTACAAATACTTTCGATACTTCCCAATTGACCTATTCTTCAGATTTAACCGGTCTTACTATCGGGAAATCAACGAATACCTCAACTGTACTTGTTGGTTCTACAACAAGTATTGCTGGCCCGATTACGATATATGGAGGCGATATAGCCATTAACCAAGCCTTGACAGCTTCATCAAACAACACCATCAGCCTAAACGCCTCGAGCAATGTGACACAAAGTGCAGCCATCACGGCCAACAACTTGGCCCTGTTCGGTACGGGCAACTTTACCCTTCAGAACAGCAGTAACAATATTGATGTGCTGGCCGGTGGCGATGCAACTACACGTCTTGGTAATATCGCCTATCGTGATGCAAATGCACTTGAAATTGGCACGGTAAACCCAACAGGAATTTTCGCTACAGGTACTGTTTTGGTGGAAACGGAAACCGGAAACATTACCCTTTCTGAAAGTATTAATACCACTTCCACTTCAGATGATGCTATCATCTTGAATGCAGGTAGAGCTTCTGCAGCTGGAACGGCAACGGGTGGTGATATTATTGTTTCTGGCACACCTACCCTTAGTACAGGATCAGGCGGTATCGCAAAGCTCTATAGCGGTGCTGAAGCTAACAGTACAGGTTTAACTGCTTTGGTGGGTGCCGGTAACGTTAGGAATAATTTAGATGAAACATCCGACTTAAGTGGTGAAAACTTGACTGACGATAACGCTTATGCGATTTATCGAGAGATTGGTAATACAGCGCCCACAGTGACATCCACGTCAATCACATCAGCAACAGCGCAATCACTTTATTACTATGATATTAAAGCATCAGATGCCGATAACGATGTAATCACTTGGACAGCAAACACCGTTCCTGCTTGGTTGACCTTTACCAGTGGTCTCTTGCAAACGAATTTTGTAGGCACTGGTGCAAACCCCACCAATACAGGGGATGGGGTAAATCAGTCGCCTGATGGAACCAGTGCTACTAGTGCGGTTATTCGAGCGGGCACTGCCGCTCATGGTGATGGTAAATTGTTTTTCACCGATAAAGAAGAGTATGGGATTCGTTATGTTGATGCGAACGGAAATGTACAAACCTGGTATCAAGGGGATGGAACTTATACAAATCTAAATCCAGTAGGGATAGCCTATGATGCGGTAAATGACGCAGTTTATGTTGGAGATTATGCCAAGACCGACATCTTGAAAATTGATAACACAGGTACTCGAACCCTTCTGTCTAATTTGCCGGAAGCGTTTATGCGCAGATTGCTGGTTAATGCTAACGGCACTAAACTGTATGCGTCTGCAAATGGCGGTATTTATGAAATTGACCTTACCAATAGCGACCCTGATGCAAACTGGACGCGGGTGGTCGGTACAGGAACAATGGGTTACAGTGATACGGGGGCGGCGTCAACCTCACAAGTTTCTCAACCTCACGGTATGGCGTTTGACAGTGCCGGGCGTTTGGTTTTTACCGACCGGTTTAACGATATCATCAGGCGAGTTGATTTAGGGGCAGACACAATTGAAACCATAGCAGGTACGCAAGGAGCAGGTACAGAAACTGGCGATGGCGGACCTGCCGTCAATGCGACTTTTGCCGACCCATCAGGACTAGTCATTAACGAATACGATGAAATTTTCATTTCCGAGCGGTTAAGCAAGCGGATACGGAAAATCGATACCAACGGTGATATTGATACATTTTTTACAGTTTCTGCAGGAGGTTTTGCAGACGACTTGGTAATATCGGATGCGGGTGAGTTGTTTTTATTGACAACTACACTTATTGCCCAGGTAGCAACCAAGGCTGAATTAACTGGTACGCCAACCAACGCTAATGCAGGTGTACACAATGTAGCACTTACACTGAGCGATGGTATAGATAATGTGCCTTATAATTTCCAAATTACGGTTCAAGCGATTAACAATGCTCCAACCGACATTACGCTAGATACTAACAGCATCAACCAAAGTGCTACGGGTGTAGACGCTACGGTAGGTACCTTATCCAGTGCTGATGCTGATTCAGGAGATTCTCATACCTATTCACTAGTGGCAGGTACAGGTGACGATGACATTGCTAGTTTTAACATTGATGCCTCAAGCTTAAGAACCAATAACGCGCTTTCTCCTGGTAGTTACAGTGTAAGAATCAATACCAATGACGGTACCGATGATTTTGCCAAGGAATTTACCATTAACGTCACCGATGATGTTGCACCTGAAGGCTACACGGTAACCATTGATCAAGACGCCATAGATAGTTCAAATAAAACTTCAATCAGTTTTACTTTGGCCGGTGCTGAAATAGGTGCGACCTATAATTATAGCTTTAGTAGCGATAATGGGGTGACAACGGTCACAGGATCCGGAACTATAACTTCCGCCACGGACCAAGTAACCGCAATCGATCTTAGCGCATTAGCCGACGGTTTAATAACCCTAACCGTTACCCTTACCGATAGTAGTGCTAACGAAGGTATTCCTGTACAAGATTCCGCAACTAAAGGAATAGACCAAGACAATGATGGCATTTCTGACACCAATGACAACTGCCCTTCCATTGCAAACACGGACCAACTAGATACCGATAATGACGGAGATGGTGATGCATGCGATACCGATGATGACAACGACGGTACACCGGATTCAGAGGACGCCTTTCCGTTAGATGAAAATGAGGATACCGATACCGATGGTGATGGTACCGGCGACAATGCCGATACCGATGATGATGGTGACGGTACACCAGATAGTGAGGATGACTTTCCGTTGGATCCAACTGAAGATACAGATACCGATGGAGATGGAACTGGGGACAACTCTGACGAAGACATTGATGGGGATGGCATCAGCAATGATGAAGATGAATTTCCCAATGGAGATGCGGTAGACACGGATAATGACGGTGTTCCTGATAGTGAGGATGCCTTCCCGAACAACCCAGACGAGACATTGGACAGTGATGGGGACGGAATTGGGGATAATTTCGATGAGGATAACGATAACGATGGGACACCAGATGCCGAAGATGATTTCCCTTGGGATGCGAATGAAGATACCGATACGGACAACGATGGGATAGGTGACAATGAGGATGAAGATGATGATAATGACGGAACTTTAGATACTGAGGATGCCTTCCCGCAAAATCCCGATGAAGATACAGATACCGATGGAGATGGAATTGGCAATAACGCGGATGAGGATGACGATAATGACGGTATTTTAGATAGCAACGATGAATTTCCTAACAACAGTGAGCCCACAATTGTTCCAGCACAGGCCTTTACGCCCAATGGCGACGGCAACAACGATACCTGGATAATACCTGGAATAGACAACTATCCCAACAATGTGGTAAAAGTCTTCAACAGATGGGGGCATGAGGTATTTGCGGTCCAATCCTATAAAAATGATTGGGGAGGGGTTTACAAGAACAACAGGGAGAAATTACCATCTGGTTCCTATTTGTATGTGATCGACCTTGGGGATGGTTCCGAGGTAATCCGTGGATGGATATTCATCAACTATTAA
- a CDS encoding PorP/SprF family type IX secretion system membrane protein, with translation MTRIINTISILFVLLFAGIAWGQQDPNYTFYRYNMNIYNPAFAGSSEGVEFVLGLRSQWAGIEGAPESQSAIFGMPVGNKVGLGVSILNDKTFIETQTWMAVDFSYHIELDEDNRLYFGLKASANSYDANTQGLLTYGVGQDGSLMNFESRFTPNVGAGIYLKNERYFISLSAPKILTPDRLQEANGNAFLGTDRLHAYLAGGYDFVLGEKTKLQALGMVRYADASPLSYEITGLLDLAERFTLGAGYRYNESISGLFLFKVSNGFQLGYAYENAWQRPIDGIDQGTHEVFMRFLL, from the coding sequence ATGACAAGAATTATAAATACAATTAGTATCCTGTTCGTTCTTCTATTTGCGGGCATTGCATGGGGCCAACAGGATCCAAACTATACCTTCTATCGGTATAACATGAACATTTACAACCCTGCTTTTGCCGGCAGTTCCGAAGGGGTGGAGTTCGTCCTTGGGCTCAGGAGCCAATGGGCGGGCATCGAAGGTGCCCCTGAAAGCCAGAGTGCCATTTTTGGCATGCCGGTAGGAAATAAGGTAGGCTTGGGCGTGAGTATTCTAAACGACAAAACGTTCATAGAGACCCAGACTTGGATGGCCGTGGACTTTTCCTACCACATTGAGCTTGACGAGGACAACCGGTTATATTTTGGGCTCAAGGCTAGCGCTAACTCGTACGATGCCAATACACAAGGCCTTTTGACCTACGGTGTTGGCCAGGACGGATCGTTGATGAACTTTGAAAGCCGTTTTACACCGAATGTAGGTGCGGGGATCTATCTGAAAAACGAAAGGTATTTTATATCCCTGTCCGCACCAAAAATTCTGACACCCGATAGACTTCAGGAAGCCAATGGGAACGCCTTTCTAGGTACCGATAGATTACATGCATACCTGGCGGGAGGGTATGACTTCGTTTTAGGGGAAAAAACCAAACTTCAGGCCTTGGGCATGGTCAGGTATGCCGATGCCTCCCCGCTCTCCTATGAAATTACGGGGCTGTTGGATCTGGCGGAACGTTTTACCTTGGGTGCGGGGTATAGGTATAATGAAAGCATAAGCGGACTTTTTCTCTTTAAGGTTTCAAACGGGTTCCAATTGGGCTATGCCTATGAGAATGCCTGGCAGAGACCAATCGATGGTATTGACCAGGGGACACATGAGGTTTTCATGAGATTCTTATTATAG
- a CDS encoding T9SS type B sorting domain-containing protein: MKKIIFYVILLLCLHRIQAQDILILYGGQTSQLSQAQGYAANLSATGVFDTVDAVIWDAPNKYDLNYLNDYDAIMVVTNGGYNASYGMGDLLKTYVDNGGGVGIFLFANASIEIGGSWNYNALIPAGQSMGPTNFGTIDIPTHPALNYPFVINTATWNVGSLWSSTSNTLAPEAYSIAKFSDGRPGLQARENVGINGMGRVIDFAVSPSAATGSNAVPGYQLFANIMMWLVGSIQTTGDTCLATNSVSFSFLDDGGSPVVSHAWDFGDTTSSTLAAPSKTYTAAGVFDITLTVVRQDASSNIYTDKVVISDNPTAANAGEDIYLTSGTTTAQLTGNVPSVGEGAWSWVSGPNTPNATVTDNVLNLSNLMEGTYEYQWEISNGTCLPSTDLVEILIADNMVPTDVTITSMEITENNEIGDTVGSLSTTDADIDDTHTYSLVSGIGAEDNESFMIVDAELQAGGPFDYETKNTYSIRVRSTDRFGGFFEKSFLITILDTDNEDTDGDGIQDAIDNCKYVSNPDQSDLDQDGIGDLCDDDDDNDGILDNQDNCASMANANQADEDSDGLGNVCDEDDDNDGTPDSEDAFPLDENEDTNTDGDGTGDNADTDDDNDGTPDTEDAFPLDPNEDTDTDGDGTGDNADTDDDNDGTPDSEDAFPLDENEDTDTDGDGTGDNADTDDDNDGQSDAGETSCGSDPLDAASMATDTDGDATPDCVDTDDDNDGTPDSEDAFPLDSTEDTDTDGDGIGNNADEDDDNDGIEDSEDTNPLEADDTTEVPVEETVIPAEALTPNGDGINDTWVIPGIDNYPNNVVKVFNRWGHEVFAVQSYKNDWGGLYKDNREKLPSGSYLYVIDLGDGEAPLQGWVFLNY; the protein is encoded by the coding sequence ATGAAAAAAATCATTTTTTATGTAATACTTCTACTATGCCTCCATCGAATACAGGCCCAGGATATTTTGATATTATATGGGGGCCAGACCTCCCAACTGTCCCAAGCACAGGGCTACGCCGCTAATCTAAGTGCAACGGGAGTATTTGATACCGTTGATGCCGTTATTTGGGATGCGCCGAACAAATATGACTTAAACTATCTCAATGACTATGATGCGATCATGGTGGTTACCAATGGTGGTTATAATGCCTCATATGGTATGGGCGATCTTTTAAAAACCTATGTTGATAATGGGGGTGGCGTGGGTATTTTCCTATTCGCCAACGCTTCAATAGAAATAGGTGGTTCATGGAACTACAATGCGCTTATACCAGCTGGTCAATCAATGGGGCCTACGAACTTTGGAACCATAGATATTCCTACACACCCGGCCCTTAACTATCCGTTTGTAATTAATACCGCTACTTGGAATGTAGGAAGTTTATGGTCCTCTACTTCCAATACCCTAGCTCCAGAGGCATATAGCATAGCCAAATTCTCCGATGGAAGGCCCGGTCTTCAAGCTAGGGAAAATGTGGGAATAAATGGCATGGGCAGGGTAATCGACTTTGCAGTTTCTCCGAGTGCTGCTACTGGAAGCAATGCTGTTCCGGGTTATCAACTTTTTGCGAACATCATGATGTGGTTGGTGGGATCTATTCAAACTACTGGAGATACTTGTTTGGCCACCAATAGCGTGTCTTTCTCCTTCTTGGACGATGGGGGATCACCCGTAGTCAGTCATGCTTGGGATTTCGGGGATACTACCTCATCAACCTTGGCTGCACCGTCTAAGACATATACCGCTGCAGGAGTATTTGACATCACGCTAACTGTGGTCCGTCAAGACGCATCTTCTAATATATACACAGATAAGGTGGTCATATCCGACAACCCGACAGCTGCAAACGCAGGCGAAGACATCTACTTGACTTCCGGTACTACTACGGCTCAATTGACAGGAAATGTACCGAGTGTGGGTGAAGGAGCCTGGTCTTGGGTTAGTGGCCCGAATACACCAAATGCCACGGTGACCGATAATGTTTTGAACCTCTCAAACCTTATGGAAGGAACCTACGAATATCAATGGGAAATTTCTAATGGAACTTGTCTGCCCTCAACCGATTTGGTAGAGATTTTGATTGCCGATAATATGGTGCCTACCGATGTAACGATTACCTCAATGGAAATTACCGAAAACAATGAAATTGGGGATACCGTAGGAAGTCTTTCTACTACTGATGCTGACATTGATGATACGCATACCTATAGTCTTGTTTCCGGTATTGGGGCCGAAGATAACGAAAGTTTTATGATAGTCGATGCAGAGCTACAAGCAGGCGGCCCCTTTGATTATGAAACCAAAAATACCTATTCCATTAGGGTGAGGTCTACAGACCGCTTTGGAGGTTTTTTTGAAAAAAGCTTTCTAATTACCATTTTGGACACTGATAATGAAGATACAGATGGTGACGGAATTCAAGATGCAATTGACAATTGTAAATACGTTTCAAATCCTGATCAGTCCGATTTAGATCAAGATGGTATTGGCGATTTATGTGACGATGATGACGATAATGACGGTATTTTAGATAACCAAGACAATTGCGCCAGTATGGCGAATGCGAATCAAGCGGATGAAGATTCCGATGGTCTTGGAAATGTTTGCGATGAGGATGATGACAACGACGGTACACCGGATTCAGAGGACGCCTTTCCGTTAGATGAAAATGAGGATACCAATACCGATGGTGATGGTACCGGCGACAATGCCGATACCGATGATGACAACGATGGCACGCCCGATACGGAAGATGCCTTCCCACTTGACCCTAATGAAGATACCGATACCGATGGTGACGGCACTGGTGACAATGCCGATACCGATGACGACAACGACGGTACACCAGATTCAGAGGATGCCTTTCCGTTAGATGAAAATGAAGATACCGACACCGATGGTGATGGTACCGGCGACAATGCCGATACCGATGATGATAACGACGGCCAGAGTGATGCCGGCGAGACCAGTTGTGGTTCAGACCCCTTGGATGCCGCTTCTATGGCTACCGATACCGATGGCGATGCCACTCCTGATTGCGTGGATACCGATGACGACAACGACGGTACACCGGACTCCGAGGATGCCTTTCCATTGGATTCAACTGAAGATACAGATACCGATGGAGATGGGATTGGTAATAATGCGGATGAGGATGACGATAATGACGGTATTGAAGATTCTGAAGATACCAATCCTTTAGAAGCAGATGATACTACAGAAGTTCCCGTTGAGGAAACGGTGATACCGGCAGAGGCATTAACTCCTAATGGTGATGGTATAAATGATACATGGGTAATACCTGGAATAGACAACTATCCCAACAATGTGGTAAAAGTCTTCAACAGATGGGGGCATGAAGTATTTGCGGTCCAATCCTATAAAAATGATTGGGGAGGGCTGTATAAGGACAACCGAGAAAAACTACCTTCTGGCTCTTATTTATATGTAATCGACCTTGGGGATGGAGAAGCACCTTTACAAGGTTGGGTATTCCTGAATTATTAA